From Oenococcus sicerae, the proteins below share one genomic window:
- the manA gene encoding mannose-6-phosphate isomerase, class I, translating into MMEPLFLKSYFQAKIWGGRKLETEFGYELPAGKIGECWAISAHPHGPSTVLNGPLAGLNLAEAYTQHPEYFGNPKSKVFPLLTKILDAEASLSVQVHPDNDYAEAHEHELGKTECWYIIKADPDSYLIYGHHAKSRAELADWINQGQWEKLLRKVPVKTGDFIYVPSGTIHALNKGILALETQQSSDTTYRLYDYDRVDQATGQKRALHLQQSIDVTTVPFKQPRLNIQKKQLGASEITSYVQPPLSPFFSVWQWDIHGEVIGQHEQGAYTLASVISGNGSIKVDQQVFPLQKGQHFILPAQISQWILDGNMQIIASESTEN; encoded by the coding sequence ATTATGGAACCTTTATTTCTGAAATCATATTTTCAAGCAAAAATTTGGGGCGGTCGAAAATTAGAAACAGAATTCGGTTATGAATTGCCAGCCGGAAAAATTGGCGAATGCTGGGCGATTTCTGCTCATCCGCATGGTCCGAGTACTGTTTTAAATGGTCCTTTAGCCGGCTTGAATTTAGCTGAGGCTTATACCCAGCACCCGGAGTATTTTGGTAATCCCAAAAGTAAGGTGTTTCCGCTGCTGACAAAAATTTTAGATGCTGAAGCCAGTCTATCGGTCCAGGTACATCCAGACAATGATTACGCTGAGGCTCATGAACATGAACTCGGTAAGACTGAGTGCTGGTATATTATCAAAGCCGATCCGGATTCATATCTGATTTATGGCCATCACGCAAAGTCACGAGCTGAATTAGCTGACTGGATCAATCAGGGTCAGTGGGAGAAATTATTGCGCAAAGTACCTGTGAAAACAGGTGACTTTATCTATGTGCCGAGCGGGACGATTCATGCCTTGAATAAAGGCATTTTAGCTTTAGAAACGCAGCAGTCTAGCGACACGACTTATCGTTTGTATGATTATGATCGCGTAGATCAAGCGACCGGTCAAAAACGTGCACTGCATTTGCAGCAGTCAATTGACGTGACAACCGTACCTTTTAAACAACCACGACTGAATATTCAGAAAAAGCAACTTGGTGCGTCTGAAATTACTAGCTATGTGCAGCCGCCTCTGTCACCTTTTTTCAGTGTTTGGCAGTGGGATATTCATGGCGAAGTCATTGGCCAGCATGAACAAGGGGCGTACACATTAGCTTCTGTGATCAGCGGTAATGGCAGTATTAAAGTTGATCAACAAGTATTTCCTTTACAAAAGGGCCAGCATTTTATTTTGCCAGCACAGATTTCGCAGTGGATATTGGATGGCAATATGCAGATCATTGCTTCTGAATCAACTGAAAATTAA
- a CDS encoding PTS system mannose/fructose/sorbose family transporter subunit IID, giving the protein METKKISQKTLMKSFHHWYYGNLTCFSQEHMQTFGYLTSMLPIVEELYDKKEDQEKAMQTYTAFFNTEPQIGTLVVGITAGLEEARANGKEGVDSETINGLRAGLMGPLAGIGDSMIVGTLIPVILGIALGLSTGGSPIGAIFYIIVWNLIAYFGMKFAYFKGYQLGDKAVSFLVGTQGKAIRKAVSVVGGMVVGSVAATWVSVTTSFELKNSSGKAYLVLQDKLDAVYPGLLTAGFIVFCWWLMAKKNISPIKVMLLLLVIAFVGVLVGFFNPGLKY; this is encoded by the coding sequence ATGGAAACAAAAAAAATTAGTCAAAAAACTTTAATGAAGTCTTTCCATCATTGGTATTACGGTAACTTGACATGTTTCTCGCAAGAACATATGCAGACTTTCGGTTATTTGACTTCAATGCTGCCGATCGTTGAAGAGCTATATGATAAAAAAGAAGACCAAGAAAAGGCCATGCAGACTTATACAGCCTTCTTCAACACTGAACCACAGATTGGAACACTGGTTGTCGGTATCACGGCTGGACTTGAAGAAGCCCGTGCTAATGGCAAAGAAGGTGTTGACAGTGAAACGATCAACGGCTTAAGAGCTGGTTTAATGGGACCTTTAGCAGGTATTGGTGATTCGATGATCGTCGGTACTTTGATCCCTGTCATTCTTGGAATTGCGTTAGGATTGTCCACTGGTGGTTCACCAATTGGTGCGATCTTCTACATTATTGTCTGGAATCTAATTGCCTACTTCGGTATGAAGTTTGCTTATTTTAAAGGTTATCAATTAGGCGATAAGGCAGTTAGTTTCTTGGTCGGGACTCAAGGAAAAGCAATCAGAAAAGCTGTTTCTGTTGTTGGTGGTATGGTTGTTGGTAGTGTTGCAGCTACTTGGGTATCGGTCACTACTTCCTTTGAGTTGAAAAATTCATCTGGTAAAGCATACTTGGTCCTACAAGACAAACTGGATGCTGTTTATCCTGGATTATTAACTGCAGGTTTCATTGTATTCTGCTGGTGGTTAATGGCTAAGAAAAATATTTCACCAATCAAAGTGATGCTATTGTTGCTGGTTATTGCTTTTGTTGGTGTACTAGTTGGCTTCTTCAACCCAGGACTGAAATACTGA
- a CDS encoding ABC transporter substrate-binding protein produces MKKIFKIIVALAGVVILAAVTISMFITSGPNTSGKTVIQLFSTKTENAATYKELIKKFEKANPTIKVQLSSPSNAATVLKTDLAKNTLPDVMAVGGDTTFTSLQSSEGLRNLANESYAKKTLPAYRKMITSLYSQKGLYAVPYATNASGIIYNKDLFKKAGISTTPKTWNELIADAKLLKSKGIVPFESAYKDTWTTMAVWNQITSNSIPSSWITKRLKNQTTFAASHQQVMSKFLEITSYSQSDYMGTSYNQANIDFAKGKVAMIVNGNYEIPAFTPLNSKINSDMFMMPISNNPADNKVTSGVDVAFAIAKVSTHVSADNKLVAFLMENKNAEIYNKEQFSFSAIKGVKQTSPLVAGITDQVNKGNVINYPDHYYPAALDMTQVLTQAGLNAANHMALNTNIAKSLKHADSLFNAANVQEK; encoded by the coding sequence ATGAAGAAAATTTTCAAGATAATCGTTGCATTAGCTGGCGTTGTTATCTTGGCAGCAGTCACAATTTCAATGTTTATCACTAGTGGACCAAATACTAGCGGCAAAACTGTGATTCAATTATTTTCAACAAAAACTGAGAATGCCGCGACCTATAAAGAACTTATCAAAAAATTCGAAAAGGCGAATCCAACGATCAAAGTTCAGCTTTCTTCGCCTTCAAATGCCGCGACTGTTTTAAAGACTGATTTGGCCAAAAATACTTTGCCAGATGTGATGGCAGTTGGTGGTGATACGACTTTTACATCCTTGCAAAGTTCTGAAGGTCTTCGGAATTTAGCTAATGAATCTTACGCTAAGAAAACACTGCCGGCTTACCGCAAGATGATCACGAGTCTTTATTCACAAAAGGGTCTTTATGCTGTCCCTTATGCCACAAATGCTTCAGGGATTATTTACAACAAAGATTTATTCAAAAAAGCTGGTATTAGCACTACGCCTAAGACCTGGAACGAGTTGATCGCTGATGCCAAGCTGCTTAAATCAAAAGGCATCGTCCCTTTTGAATCAGCGTATAAAGATACTTGGACGACAATGGCTGTTTGGAATCAGATTACGTCAAATAGCATTCCGTCCAGTTGGATCACGAAACGTCTTAAAAATCAGACTACTTTTGCTGCAAGTCACCAGCAAGTGATGAGCAAATTTTTAGAGATCACGAGCTATTCGCAATCTGATTATATGGGCACCTCTTACAATCAGGCTAATATCGATTTTGCCAAGGGTAAGGTAGCCATGATCGTGAATGGCAATTATGAAATTCCAGCATTCACACCTTTGAATTCTAAAATTAATTCGGATATGTTTATGATGCCGATCAGCAATAATCCAGCTGACAACAAAGTGACTTCTGGTGTCGATGTTGCTTTTGCAATTGCAAAAGTTTCAACGCATGTGTCAGCTGATAATAAACTAGTGGCTTTTTTAATGGAAAATAAAAATGCCGAAATCTATAACAAGGAACAGTTCTCATTTTCAGCTATCAAAGGAGTGAAACAAACAAGTCCTTTGGTTGCCGGAATCACTGATCAAGTTAATAAAGGCAATGTCATTAATTATCCGGATCACTATTACCCAGCCGCGCTGGATATGACACAGGTCTTGACTCAAGCTGGCCTAAACGCAGCTAATCATATGGCTCTGAATACAAATATCGCTAAATCGTTAAAACATGCAGATTCATTGTTTAACGCCGCTAATGTTCAGGAGAAATAA
- a CDS encoding carbohydrate ABC transporter permease, which yields MFRRNNMRQAKKKINFTYYVMVVPMALLFFAFHTIPFLRGVFYSFTDWKGFGSWHFVGLRNYGYMFTNSNIGSAYAFTFKFAIAATILVNVIALLIALGLTSKIKFQNTLKAIYFLPYMLGTLIVGFIFNFVFGNMLPSLGKFLHWGFLETNILGTSHAWIGILIVTVWQGLAFNTLIYMSGLQSVSPDLYEAASLDGVTPWQKFWKITFPLIAPFFTINLVLSVKGYLMVFDQIMAMTSGGPGNSTTSISVLIYNQGFQGSQFAIQSANAVMLFIIVAAISLFQLNVLNKREDRIEN from the coding sequence ATGTTCAGGAGAAATAATATGAGACAAGCTAAGAAAAAAATAAATTTCACTTATTATGTGATGGTCGTGCCTATGGCACTCTTGTTCTTCGCCTTCCACACAATTCCTTTCCTGCGTGGTGTCTTTTATAGTTTTACTGATTGGAAAGGCTTTGGCAGCTGGCATTTTGTCGGTCTGAGAAACTATGGCTATATGTTTACCAATTCGAATATTGGCAGCGCTTATGCTTTCACTTTTAAATTTGCGATCGCTGCCACGATTTTGGTCAATGTGATCGCACTTTTGATCGCACTGGGGCTGACGAGCAAAATTAAATTTCAAAATACCTTAAAGGCAATTTATTTTCTGCCTTATATGCTTGGCACTTTGATCGTTGGTTTCATTTTCAACTTTGTTTTTGGCAACATGCTGCCGAGTTTGGGTAAATTTTTACACTGGGGATTTCTGGAAACGAATATTTTAGGTACCAGCCATGCTTGGATCGGTATTCTGATCGTCACAGTCTGGCAAGGGCTAGCCTTTAATACCTTAATTTATATGTCGGGTCTGCAGTCGGTCAGCCCGGATCTTTATGAAGCTGCTTCTTTAGATGGTGTGACGCCTTGGCAGAAGTTTTGGAAGATCACTTTTCCTTTGATCGCACCATTTTTCACGATCAATTTGGTTTTGTCAGTCAAGGGTTATTTGATGGTCTTCGATCAGATTATGGCCATGACCAGCGGCGGTCCGGGAAACAGTACTACTTCGATCTCTGTGTTGATTTATAACCAAGGCTTTCAAGGATCGCAATTTGCGATTCAATCAGCCAATGCGGTCATGTTGTTTATCATCGTGGCTGCGATTTCCTTATTCCAGCTGAATGTACTGAATAAGAGAGAGGACCGGATCGAAAACTAA
- a CDS encoding PTS mannose/fructose/sorbose/N-acetylgalactosamine transporter subunit IIC — MTISWLQASILGLFACLSSLPGMAGTSIGNYTLGRPLVGGLVCGIVLGDIKLGIMAGVAMQLVYIALVTPGGTVSADVRAISYIGIPLAMVAIQSQGLSATSVAASSLAKSMGTLVGTIGTVLFYGTATLNLVWQHMGWRDVEKGEFKKLYAVNWGWPWISHLLFSFVPTLVMVKLGAVAVTAMKTYLPMDGIPMKTLFTVGSLLPCVGLAILLKQIVETAADFVPFFVGFTLSASLSLNLVSSAVISLIFALLFYSLEMAKGSKTVLPAGGPTSGSGSSSDDDDEEDI; from the coding sequence ATGACGATTAGTTGGTTACAAGCTTCAATTTTGGGTCTCTTTGCTTGCTTATCATCATTGCCTGGAATGGCTGGTACTTCAATTGGTAACTATACTTTGGGTCGCCCGTTGGTTGGCGGCTTGGTCTGTGGAATTGTACTAGGTGATATTAAGCTGGGGATCATGGCTGGTGTTGCGATGCAGTTGGTCTATATCGCTTTAGTCACACCAGGCGGCACTGTCTCAGCTGATGTCCGTGCTATTTCTTATATTGGTATTCCCTTGGCCATGGTGGCTATTCAGTCACAAGGCTTGTCTGCAACTTCTGTTGCAGCTAGCAGCTTGGCTAAGTCAATGGGCACTTTGGTTGGCACGATCGGAACCGTGTTGTTCTATGGAACAGCGACCCTAAACTTGGTTTGGCAGCATATGGGCTGGCGAGATGTTGAAAAAGGTGAGTTTAAAAAACTCTATGCTGTCAACTGGGGCTGGCCATGGATTTCGCATTTGCTCTTCTCCTTTGTTCCAACGCTAGTCATGGTTAAGTTAGGTGCTGTCGCTGTCACGGCGATGAAGACTTATCTGCCAATGGACGGCATTCCAATGAAGACACTATTTACGGTTGGTTCTTTACTACCCTGTGTCGGACTTGCTATCTTATTGAAACAAATTGTTGAAACAGCAGCTGATTTCGTACCATTCTTTGTTGGGTTTACGCTATCAGCTTCACTATCTTTGAATTTGGTATCTTCCGCTGTTATTTCATTGATCTTTGCCCTGCTATTCTATAGCCTTGAAATGGCAAAAGGTTCAAAAACTGTCCTACCTGCTGGCGGACCGACAAGTGGTTCTGGCAGCAGCAGTGATGATGACGATGAGGAGGACATTTAA
- a CDS encoding DUF4044 domain-containing protein: protein MEKIKRQENQNKLSPEELISQRSRIAHQRVSDANEKNKHKSRFDYITISMAVLMALVTIFGIVIGLLTVR from the coding sequence ATGGAAAAAATAAAGAGACAAGAAAATCAAAATAAACTGAGCCCTGAAGAATTGATCAGCCAGCGGTCTAGAATTGCACATCAGCGTGTGAGTGATGCTAATGAAAAAAATAAGCATAAAAGCCGGTTTGACTATATCACAATTTCGATGGCGGTTCTGATGGCTTTGGTGACAATTTTTGGAATCGTGATCGGTCTATTGACGGTTCGATAA
- a CDS encoding dihydroorotase has protein sequence MTSTLIKHARVVMGENKLVKCDLLLKDGLIAELAEDLVCEADHIVDAKMALLLPGLIDVHVHFREPGFADKETIATGSSAAARGGFTTVFAMPNLNPVVDNVAVLQNMQALNRRDAVVKIKQYAAISAGLTANKVDDLPALAKAGAIAFTNDGKGVQTADTMYQAMQAAAKVHKVLVAHVEDDSLIHAGVMNAGPSAKALGLPGASKLSETSQLARDLMIAKATGVHYHVAHLSALESVELIRIAKQHSINVTAEVSPHHLLLDDSMIVKDDANMKMNPPLRSADDRAALIAGLLDGTIDMVATDHAPHTDREKAQSMLTAPNGVTGIETSFPLLYTHLVKPGIMTWHRLLEVMNQKAAEVFGLTDAATKLAVGQPADLALFDIDHAHTIRADEFASKGSNSPFINWTIFGQTQATWVNGKQVYAAERSEAWQNVI, from the coding sequence ATGACCTCGACTTTAATTAAACATGCGCGTGTGGTGATGGGCGAAAATAAATTGGTTAAATGTGATCTATTACTGAAAGACGGCCTGATCGCTGAACTGGCTGAAGATCTTGTTTGCGAAGCCGATCATATCGTTGATGCCAAAATGGCTCTGCTGCTGCCTGGTCTGATCGATGTTCATGTTCATTTTAGAGAACCGGGTTTTGCTGATAAAGAGACGATCGCGACAGGATCTAGTGCTGCTGCGCGCGGCGGATTCACGACTGTTTTTGCCATGCCGAATTTAAATCCGGTGGTTGATAATGTTGCTGTTTTACAAAATATGCAAGCTTTAAATCGGCGGGATGCTGTCGTGAAAATCAAACAATATGCGGCTATTTCGGCTGGTCTCACTGCTAATAAAGTGGATGATCTGCCGGCCTTGGCCAAAGCTGGTGCGATTGCTTTTACGAATGATGGCAAAGGTGTCCAGACTGCCGACACGATGTATCAAGCCATGCAGGCAGCTGCTAAAGTTCATAAAGTTTTGGTCGCACATGTTGAAGATGATTCCTTGATCCATGCTGGTGTCATGAACGCTGGACCGTCGGCCAAAGCTTTAGGACTGCCAGGTGCTAGTAAATTAAGCGAGACTTCCCAATTGGCTCGCGATCTGATGATTGCCAAAGCGACTGGCGTCCATTATCATGTTGCCCATTTATCAGCCTTGGAAAGTGTTGAATTAATTCGTATTGCCAAACAGCATAGCATTAACGTGACTGCTGAAGTTTCCCCGCATCATCTTTTGTTAGACGACAGTATGATCGTGAAAGATGACGCCAATATGAAAATGAATCCGCCTTTGCGTTCGGCGGATGATCGAGCTGCTTTGATCGCTGGCTTATTGGACGGCACGATCGATATGGTCGCAACAGATCACGCACCGCATACGGATCGGGAAAAAGCACAATCGATGTTAACGGCACCCAATGGTGTGACAGGCATTGAGACAAGTTTCCCACTGCTTTATACGCATTTAGTCAAACCAGGTATTATGACTTGGCACCGTTTGTTAGAAGTGATGAATCAAAAGGCAGCTGAAGTATTTGGCTTGACCGATGCCGCCACAAAACTCGCAGTTGGTCAGCCGGCAGATCTAGCACTGTTTGACATTGACCATGCTCATACGATCCGAGCCGATGAATTTGCCTCCAAAGGCAGTAATAGTCCTTTTATCAATTGGACGATTTTTGGCCAAACACAGGCAACCTGGGTCAATGGCAAACAAGTCTATGCAGCGGAAAGGAGCGAAGCATGGCAAAACGTTATTTAG
- a CDS encoding carbohydrate ABC transporter permease produces the protein MQTVNESLKVTKTRPSKHINYTATAVLAVLGIFAILGPLYITLMIAVKNPSDMTNVLSWPKQFNWSNFTNAWQMTDFPTMFRNTLFITAWTIIFTIITNSAAAYAITRNRGQSKFFNALYYYFISAMFIPFNVIMLPLVREVSSMHMDNDFGITFLYIVFGMPMNIFLYSGFVKQIPVALEEAAVMDGAKPYQVFFKVIFPLMMPMHATVAILSFMWTWNDFLMPLVLLSDPKQQTLQLAQYVFQGQFSTNYNLAFASYVLVLAPVLIMYVIFQRFIISGVVSGAIKG, from the coding sequence ATGCAAACAGTAAATGAGTCACTTAAAGTAACGAAAACAAGGCCATCAAAACACATTAACTACACGGCAACAGCCGTCTTGGCGGTTCTAGGTATCTTTGCGATCCTTGGCCCGCTGTATATTACCTTGATGATCGCGGTCAAGAATCCGTCTGACATGACAAACGTCCTCTCTTGGCCTAAACAATTTAACTGGAGCAATTTCACAAATGCTTGGCAGATGACAGACTTTCCTACGATGTTTAGAAACACACTCTTTATTACGGCTTGGACGATTATCTTTACGATCATCACGAATTCAGCCGCTGCTTATGCAATCACAAGAAATCGCGGACAAAGCAAATTTTTTAATGCTTTGTATTATTACTTCATCTCAGCAATGTTCATTCCCTTCAATGTGATCATGCTGCCTTTGGTGCGTGAGGTGTCATCAATGCACATGGACAATGATTTTGGTATTACTTTTCTGTACATTGTCTTCGGTATGCCGATGAATATCTTCTTGTATTCTGGTTTTGTTAAACAAATTCCAGTCGCACTTGAAGAAGCCGCTGTCATGGATGGTGCTAAGCCCTATCAGGTCTTCTTTAAAGTCATTTTTCCGTTAATGATGCCGATGCATGCGACCGTGGCGATCCTATCATTTATGTGGACTTGGAACGATTTTCTCATGCCTTTAGTCTTACTGAGTGATCCTAAACAGCAGACTTTGCAGCTGGCACAATATGTGTTCCAAGGCCAATTCTCAACAAATTACAATTTAGCCTTTGCTTCGTATGTGCTTGTATTAGCACCGGTCTTGATTATGTATGTGATTTTTCAACGTTTCATCATCTCTGGTGTCGTCTCTGGTGCCATTAAAGGATAA
- a CDS encoding PTS system mannose/fructose/N-acetylgalactosamine-transporter subunit IIB, whose amino-acid sequence MTVSFVRIDDRMIHGQTVTRWAREYPCDGLIAVNDTVANNEVLKQAYKAASDKKTFVWTLDAWKNKCQRVLESKDNYFLITKNPVDMKKILVDQAFVPSDVKEIIVGPCNDRPGTTKLGNNQSITQEEAEAIEAIEQAGYKVKFQLLPDVSIGYWDKFKGKFGF is encoded by the coding sequence ATGACGGTATCATTTGTAAGAATTGATGATCGAATGATTCATGGCCAGACAGTCACGCGGTGGGCTCGAGAATATCCTTGTGATGGTCTGATTGCTGTGAATGACACTGTGGCCAATAATGAAGTTTTGAAACAAGCTTATAAAGCTGCATCTGATAAAAAAACTTTTGTTTGGACCTTGGATGCTTGGAAAAACAAATGCCAACGCGTTTTGGAGTCGAAAGATAACTATTTTTTGATTACAAAAAATCCCGTTGACATGAAAAAAATTTTAGTTGATCAAGCTTTTGTTCCGAGTGATGTTAAGGAAATTATTGTTGGACCTTGTAATGATCGTCCTGGGACAACGAAACTTGGCAATAACCAATCGATCACACAAGAAGAGGCTGAGGCGATCGAAGCAATCGAGCAAGCTGGTTATAAAGTCAAATTTCAGCTTTTACCAGATGTTTCGATTGGCTATTGGGATAAATTCAAAGGCAAGTTTGGATTCTAA
- a CDS encoding aspartate carbamoyltransferase catalytic subunit, with the protein MANVFVNINDLSNQDLLSIIHQALLFKSGQLLPVMNKQVVANLFFENSTRTVTSFQMAEIKLGYERIVIDPNKSSAVKGESLEDTLKTLKVIGVDTVVIRHTLRGWYDNFCQMAGKEIPKLINAGDGNGQHPSQSLLDLMTIIETFDHFRGLKVRIIGDIYHSRVARSNAEILDRLGANVTFAGPKVWSDPSLTQFGHVVDMDDDLEQQDVVMLLRVQHERLTDGENAHFTIDQYHEQYGLTRARYDRLKDQAIIMHPAPVNRGVEIDSDLVESPKSRIFQQMANGVFARMAILNSLNTSVLQKELLK; encoded by the coding sequence ATGGCAAATGTATTTGTGAACATCAATGATTTATCTAATCAAGATCTACTATCGATCATCCATCAGGCTTTGTTATTTAAGAGTGGGCAGCTTTTGCCTGTTATGAATAAACAGGTCGTTGCCAATCTTTTTTTTGAGAATTCAACTCGAACTGTGACTAGTTTTCAAATGGCTGAAATCAAATTAGGCTACGAGCGAATCGTGATCGATCCGAACAAATCATCGGCTGTCAAAGGCGAAAGTCTTGAAGATACTTTGAAAACATTAAAAGTGATCGGCGTAGATACTGTCGTGATTCGTCATACTTTACGCGGCTGGTATGACAACTTTTGTCAAATGGCTGGTAAAGAAATACCAAAATTGATCAATGCTGGTGATGGCAACGGCCAGCACCCATCGCAAAGTCTTTTGGATCTGATGACGATCATTGAAACCTTTGACCATTTTCGTGGTTTAAAAGTTCGTATCATTGGCGATATTTATCATTCACGAGTGGCTCGCTCGAACGCCGAAATACTAGATCGACTCGGTGCTAACGTCACTTTTGCCGGACCAAAAGTCTGGTCGGACCCGTCACTAACGCAGTTTGGTCATGTTGTTGACATGGATGACGACCTAGAACAGCAGGATGTGGTGATGCTATTGAGAGTTCAGCATGAGCGTTTAACAGATGGTGAAAATGCACATTTTACGATTGACCAATATCACGAACAGTATGGCCTGACTCGAGCTCGCTATGATCGTTTGAAAGATCAAGCAATCATCATGCATCCGGCGCCAGTAAATCGTGGTGTTGAAATTGATTCAGACTTAGTTGAATCACCTAAGTCTCGTATTTTTCAGCAGATGGCAAATGGTGTTTTTGCCCGCATGGCTATTTTAAATTCTTTGAATACTTCCGTTTTGCAAAAGGAGCTGCTTAAATGA
- the yihA gene encoding ribosome biogenesis GTP-binding protein YihA/YsxC produces MKVTNPKLIISAVAKKQYPEGNLPEIAFVGRSNVGKSSLINTLLARNGLAHTSGQPGKTQTLNFYNIDEKVFFVDVPGYGYAKVSKAQREQFGAMVEEYLSSRDQLKGVVSLMDARHEPSEDDKLMYHWLEYYQVPILVVATKADKVAAGRFNAVESRIKKSLNFDKDTSELILFSATKKFGSEEVWQWLEKKADVH; encoded by the coding sequence ATGAAAGTTACTAATCCTAAATTAATTATTTCTGCTGTCGCTAAGAAGCAATATCCAGAAGGGAATTTACCTGAAATTGCTTTTGTCGGTCGTTCCAATGTTGGTAAATCATCTTTGATCAACACGCTATTAGCACGCAATGGCTTGGCACATACCAGTGGTCAACCCGGTAAAACGCAAACTTTAAATTTTTACAATATTGATGAAAAAGTTTTTTTTGTGGATGTACCGGGTTATGGATATGCCAAAGTCAGTAAGGCACAGCGTGAACAATTTGGCGCGATGGTGGAAGAATATCTCAGCAGTCGAGACCAGCTAAAAGGTGTCGTCAGCTTGATGGATGCTCGTCACGAACCGTCCGAAGATGATAAATTAATGTACCACTGGCTGGAGTATTACCAAGTGCCGATTTTAGTTGTTGCGACTAAAGCAGATAAAGTGGCTGCCGGCAGATTTAATGCCGTTGAATCACGCATTAAAAAAAGCTTGAACTTTGATAAGGACACTTCCGAATTGATTCTGTTTTCAGCTACTAAGAAGTTTGGCAGCGAAGAAGTTTGGCAATGGCTTGAAAAAAAAGCAGATGTTCACTAA
- a CDS encoding DUF202 domain-containing protein — protein sequence MVQKDFVQGYETEIKYQKHMIANLGRWFTLFSLITGIAIVLLYFFHINRSLISVAAIALFVLGLLGMMLFGYGIYKGRQNVGKVIDAFENKLAAKNAH from the coding sequence GTGGTGCAAAAAGATTTCGTGCAAGGTTATGAAACTGAAATTAAATATCAAAAACACATGATAGCTAATTTAGGCAGGTGGTTTACCTTGTTTTCCTTGATCACGGGCATTGCGATCGTCTTGCTCTACTTTTTCCATATTAATCGTTCTCTTATTTCGGTCGCTGCTATTGCGCTTTTTGTCCTTGGCTTACTGGGGATGATGCTCTTTGGCTATGGCATTTATAAAGGCCGCCAAAATGTTGGCAAAGTGATTGATGCTTTCGAAAACAAATTAGCAGCAAAAAATGCTCATTGA
- a CDS encoding PTS sugar transporter subunit IIA, whose amino-acid sequence MIHIILVSHGDFAKGLKTSLAMFVGDKIDQIIAVGLKNGESADQFAEDLQLPLAEINNDDSLIVLADIIGGSPLTTLCSALSKMGKLDEATILGGVNLPMALNAVLLKDNLKGEDFIKTVLGEAQSSLREFKVTANDEDDDI is encoded by the coding sequence ATCATACACATAATACTTGTTAGTCATGGTGATTTTGCCAAAGGATTAAAGACATCCTTAGCAATGTTTGTTGGAGATAAGATTGATCAAATTATTGCAGTTGGTCTGAAGAACGGGGAGTCAGCTGATCAGTTTGCAGAGGATCTGCAGCTACCGTTGGCAGAAATTAACAACGATGATTCTTTGATCGTTTTAGCAGATATTATTGGCGGCAGCCCATTAACGACTTTGTGCAGTGCCTTGTCTAAGATGGGCAAACTAGACGAGGCGACCATATTAGGCGGTGTTAATTTGCCAATGGCTCTAAATGCTGTTTTACTAAAGGACAATCTCAAAGGTGAGGATTTTATCAAAACAGTCTTAGGCGAAGCACAGTCGTCTTTGCGAGAATTTAAAGTAACCGCAAACGATGAAGATGATGACATTTAA